In Rhipicephalus microplus isolate Deutch F79 chromosome 9, USDA_Rmic, whole genome shotgun sequence, one genomic interval encodes:
- the LOC142771311 gene encoding uncharacterized protein LOC142771311, translating to MTSFKGWATDLILPCTASEKETCQIVKKLITLKMLLFGSTFDIQEEPQMSGQLFITNVTYLPQNVEMVDAQPVPELSELMEWLLRTHRCIGAIRINLSGDEKTGISLLRTACQNKSIRSLSLTGIETSARRAISSVLPHLKNVENLNLSLTMGFLDGYVAPLCALLQASSCLKRLHLWGKLANEQAVGTLMTMLLNKPTLEELNIGAFSLDSDVYLQCLREYISSTTALRNLSLTTRNRSLQMTVLEGVLKNRSIAKLSLRMFEGTEESTALASRIIRENHVIRSLSIVSSYQEPRGLHSVYDSWVTPLIQNDVLEEVTLCSSILHPTKWLDYFRSLPMKQRLKMVRILPDSTHSHIQQLCAELKDSEWAKKVDLIPTIKMGDGIETLQCPAIRRGDLSRVHSADLKLPALRQLANCQHLESFCISIDSDHTRLSLALADYLRSTTTLRGLELDIRCNAQEETHGRKLWWNAILEAISQSKSVNRLDLTMSGLNIQDSQDLATSVKCSTYIRELAIVNTPKANNTAFLRCFSENIQENYTLASVKLVGGIGAHAFSHWLTVKETTWRNLGFVARAARINEASDSDRYVTSAVEHIARYPALMDEVAKTAKLDLTELGVLVRDRLRGIQSMDGFMRFVGVVKERVVCDPAEDGCMRLDDLNEDCWLHVRRYLVTDDVKYDALQVGSL from the exons ATGACATCCTTCAAAGGATGGGCCACTGATCTCATTCTTCCCTGCACAGCCTCCGAAAAAGAAACGTGCCAGATTGTCAAAAAGTTGATCACATTGAAAATGCTTCTTTTTGGTTCCACATTCGATATTCAAGAGGAACCACAGATGTCTGGCCAGCTATTCATTACTAATGTCACCTACCTTCCACAAAACGTGGAAATGGTCGACGCACAGCCAGTTCCCGAACTCTCAGAACTAATGGAATGGTTATTAAGAACACATCGGTGCATCGGTGCCATACGCATCAACCTTTCGGGCGATGAGAAGACAGGCATATCTCTGCTACGCACCGCTTGTCAAAACAAATCGATCAGGTCATTATCGTTAACCGGTATCGAAACGTCAGCACGGAGAGCCATTTCATCAGTTCTACCTCACCTGAAGAATGTCGAAAACCTCAATTTATCGCTCACGATGGGTTTTTTGGACGGCTATGTAGCCCCACTCTGTGCGCTTCTGCAGGCGTCGTCATGTCTGAAGAGGCTACACCTATGGGGCAAGCTTGCCAATGAGCAGGCAGTCGGCACGCTCATGACCATGTTGCTAAACAAACCCACTCTAGAAGAGCTGAATATTGGCGCCTTCTCTCTCGATAGCGACGTGTACCTTCAGTGTCTACGAGAGTACATCAGCTCGACCACTGCACTAAGGAACCTCTCTTTGACCACGAGAAACCGCTCCCTGCAAATGACCGTCCTTGAAGGCGTTTTGAAGAATAGGAGCATCGCGAAGCTGTCACTCCGCATGTTCGAAGGAACAGAGGAGAGTACGGCCTTGGCATCGCGAATAATCAGGGAAAACCACGTCATACGCTCACTATCCATCGTGTCCTCGTACCAGGAGCCACGTGGGCTGCACTCTGTTTATGACAGCTGGGTCACACCTCTCATTCAGAACGACGTATTGGAAGAAGTGACACTATGCTCGTCTatactgcatcccactaagtggtTGGATTACTTCCGGTCGCTTCCAATGAAACAAAGACTGAAGATGGTCCGCATTCTACCAGACTCCACACATTCACACATTCAGCAGTTGTGCGCAGAGCTGAAAGATAGTGAGTGGGCAAAGAAGGTCGACCTTATACCTACTATCAAAATGGGAGATGGCATTGAAACGCTGCAGTGCCCAGCAATTCGGAGAGGGGACTTGTCCCGCGTACATTCCGCAGACCTCAAGTTGCCTGCTTTGCGTCAGTTGGCGAATTGTCAGCACCTCGAATCCTTCTGCATCAGCATCGATAGCGACCACACGAGGCTGTCTTTGGCACTGGCTGACTATCTCAGGTCAACTACGACATTGCGCGGGTTGGAGCTTGACATCAGGTGTAACGCACAGGAAGAAACACACGGTCGAAAGCTATGGTGGAATGCCATCCTTGAGGCCATCTCCCAAAGCAAGAGCGTTAACCGACTGGACCTTACTATGTCTGGATTGAATATTCAAGACAGCCAAGACTTGGCTACCTCAGTCAAGTGCAGTACATATATAAGGGAGCTGGCCATTGTGAACACACCAAAGGCGAACAATACCGCATTCCTTCGGTGCTTTTCAGAGAACATTCAGGAGAATTACACGCTAGCGTCGGTGAAACTTGTCGGTGGCATAGGCGCTCATGCTTTTAGCCACTGGCTCACTGTTAAGGAGACAACGTGGAGAAACTTAGGCTTCGTTGCACGGGCTGCGAGGATAAATGAAGCTTCAGACTCCGACAG GTATGTCACCAGCGCTGTGGAGCACATCGCCCGATACCCGGCCCTGATGGACGAGGTTGCCAAGACTGCTAAGCTGGACCTAACAGAGCTCGGTGTCTTGGTACGAGACCGCCTGAGGGGAATACAATCCATGGATGGATTCATGCGTTTCGTTGGAGTCGTAAAGGAACGAGTCGTCTGCGATCCTGCCGAAGATGGTTGCATGCGATTGGACGATCTCAACGAGGACTGCTGGTTACACGTGCGTCGTTACCTCGTCACCGATGACGTCAAGTATGATGCTCTTCAAGTTGGCAGTCTGTaa